One Actinomycetota bacterium genomic region harbors:
- the rnc gene encoding ribonuclease III has product MSNSRNPARKAQLVRLRTSLAVDVTEDLLDLALTHRSFAYEHGGAPDNERLEFLGDSVLGILVTDELYRRYPELAEGQLAKIRAAVVNARALAEVARALDLGSYLLLGRGEISTGGQDKSSILADSTEAVIGAIYLTSGIGGVGEFIHRIFDPMIIASADLGAGLDWKTSLQEVCASQERGVPIYAIQDSGPDHAKEFHAEVLVAQTVLGTGDGRSKKIAEQQAAEMAYRALTHDA; this is encoded by the coding sequence ATGAGCAATTCGCGCAATCCCGCGCGCAAAGCACAGCTCGTTCGCCTGCGCACTTCGCTGGCAGTCGATGTCACCGAAGATCTGCTCGATCTCGCGCTCACGCATCGATCCTTTGCCTACGAGCATGGTGGAGCGCCCGACAATGAACGCCTGGAATTTCTCGGTGACTCGGTTTTGGGCATCTTGGTAACAGACGAGTTGTATCGCCGTTATCCCGAACTCGCCGAGGGACAGCTGGCGAAGATTCGTGCGGCGGTTGTCAACGCGCGCGCGCTGGCCGAGGTCGCCCGAGCATTGGATCTCGGCTCCTACCTGCTGCTTGGTCGCGGAGAGATCAGCACAGGCGGTCAGGACAAGTCCTCGATCCTCGCCGACAGCACCGAAGCAGTGATAGGAGCTATCTATCTCACCAGCGGAATCGGCGGCGTTGGCGAGTTCATTCACCGCATCTTTGATCCGATGATCATCGCTTCTGCTGATTTGGGTGCCGGCCTGGATTGGAAGACTTCTCTACAGGAAGTGTGCGCGTCGCAGGAACGCGGAGTTCCGATCTATGCAATTCAGGATTCTGGTCCGGATCATGCAAAGGAATTCCATGCCGAAGTCCTCGTGGCCCAGACGGTGCTCGGCACTGGTGACGGTCGATCCAAGAAGATCGCAGAGCAACAGGCAGCAGAGATGGCATATCGCGCGTTGACCCACGATGCCTGA
- a CDS encoding YceD family protein produces the protein MNSLDPRSALVLDTHALGLQRRPGSMITVSRTAPAPGDLGVALARIAPDSPIELELRLESVMEGVLVSGEAELQVSAECARCLEPLTWEEAVDISELFAYPATDSRGAIVEEPEGDEDPLPTLEGDLIDLEPTLRDAVVLALPMAPLCQEDCAGLCSECGVRLDDHPGHEHQIADPRWAALAELAKPEPGKASAEALPEPRNS, from the coding sequence GTGAACAGCCTCGATCCACGCAGTGCGCTCGTGCTGGACACGCACGCGCTGGGCCTGCAACGCAGGCCTGGGTCGATGATCACAGTGAGCCGAACGGCACCAGCACCAGGTGACTTGGGCGTCGCGTTGGCCAGAATCGCTCCGGATTCGCCGATTGAGTTGGAACTTCGACTCGAATCAGTGATGGAAGGAGTGCTGGTCAGCGGAGAAGCGGAACTTCAGGTCAGCGCCGAATGTGCGCGTTGTCTGGAGCCGCTGACCTGGGAGGAAGCGGTTGACATCAGCGAGCTGTTTGCCTATCCCGCCACGGATTCTCGCGGCGCGATTGTCGAGGAGCCCGAGGGTGACGAGGATCCGCTGCCGACTCTCGAGGGTGATCTCATCGATCTCGAGCCGACGCTGCGGGACGCTGTGGTGCTGGCGCTACCAATGGCGCCTCTGTGCCAGGAGGATTGCGCGGGCTTGTGCTCTGAATGCGGGGTACGCCTTGATGATCATCCAGGTCATGAGCATCAGATCGCTGACCCGCGTTGGGCGGCCTTGGCCGAACTCGCGAAACCAGAACCGGGCAAGGCGTCCGCCGAAGCCCTGCCCGAACCACGCAACAGTTGA
- the smc gene encoding chromosome segregation protein SMC, producing the protein MHLKTLTLKGFKSFASSTTLHFEPGVTCVVGPNGSGKSNVVDALAWVMGEQGAKSLRGGKMEDVIFSGTSGRAPLGRAEVSLTIDNSDGALPIEYTEVTISRILFRNGGSEYAINGQPCRLLDVQELLSDSGIGREMHVIVGQGQLDTILQATPEDRRGFIEEAAGVLKHRKRKEKALRKLDSMEANLTRLQDLTTELRRQLKPLGRQAEVARRAVVIQTDVRDSRLRIMADDLVKMREALAAEVADESALRERQLSVESALTQLREQESFAEQEALADAPRLEEAQETWFAVSGLRERFHGLVQLAAERVRNLQPEPVEENPGRDPEQLDAEARGLRSQEFELGREVEAARDGLAGAVTARQGAEEALAIEERRVATSERAAADRREGLVRLTGLVNAAHSRVEARAHELERLSGAIGEATARSEQAMSEFQSIEVQVAGLDEGELGLDARHEDAESALVAADAEVERLRGVEARSERERAALSARLEALSMSLMRKDAGGVLVAEGDRLPGMLGTLASQLHIESGAQGAVAAILGDLADAVVVRGVEAAVTSIVLLKERDAGRAALVIASHEPTAPSPLRGPAPVGQWLRQQVTCDEALTSAVDRLLDGVVLIGDVDQAATQSQLHAELTFVTPVGDIFARDVVHGGSQSTLSLLEVQAAYDETSAALQQAVHASERARFDMVAARQTQAQAATQVEATLSGLHESDARMAAVAEQLGQLGQIARSASAEADRLKSALAAGKIANATDLAHHDELVARLAAAQSEPDTDLGADQRGELAQQAVVARQFEVEARLSLRTGEERLGAVGIRADQLERAAAAEREARVAAVQRREQRARDLIVAVAVLNGARAALSRTEASVAIASNERTGAERIRKSRDERLTIVRGRIRELAVEFDLLKDSVHRDEVTRAEQRMRIEQLTDRAMEEFGIEAEVLLEEYGPDQLVPPSPTVPGDEIPADAPKPEPYPYVRAEQEKRLRAAERGLALLGRVNPLALEEFTAMEERHQFLSEQLDDLRRTRDDLLDIIKEVDARVEQVFTEAYVEIEREFEGVFSRLFPGGEGRLILTDPSNMLTTGVDVEARPPGKKIKRLSLLSGGERSLTAVAFLVALFKARPSPFYVLDEVEAALDDINLGRLIDIIDELRTGSQLIVITHQKRTMEIADALYGVSMRGDGVTQVIGQRLREAATAS; encoded by the coding sequence GTGCATCTCAAGACGCTGACCCTCAAGGGCTTCAAGTCCTTCGCCTCGTCAACGACCCTCCATTTTGAACCAGGGGTGACCTGTGTTGTGGGTCCAAATGGCTCCGGCAAGTCCAATGTCGTGGATGCCTTGGCCTGGGTCATGGGTGAGCAGGGGGCCAAATCCTTGCGCGGCGGCAAGATGGAGGACGTCATCTTCTCGGGCACCTCAGGGCGGGCTCCGCTCGGCAGAGCTGAGGTCTCGCTCACAATCGACAACTCCGATGGCGCTTTGCCCATTGAGTACACCGAAGTCACGATCTCCCGAATCCTGTTTCGCAACGGTGGCTCCGAATACGCCATCAACGGCCAGCCATGTCGGCTGCTCGATGTTCAGGAACTGCTCAGCGATTCGGGTATCGGTCGCGAGATGCATGTGATCGTGGGCCAAGGACAACTCGACACCATCTTGCAAGCCACCCCAGAAGATCGCCGTGGCTTTATAGAAGAGGCAGCCGGGGTCCTCAAGCACCGCAAGCGCAAGGAGAAGGCCCTCCGAAAATTGGATTCGATGGAGGCCAATCTCACGCGCTTGCAGGATCTCACCACCGAGCTTCGCCGTCAGTTGAAGCCGCTGGGACGCCAAGCCGAGGTCGCTCGTCGAGCTGTCGTGATCCAAACCGATGTACGCGACTCGCGGTTGCGCATCATGGCCGACGATCTCGTGAAAATGCGGGAAGCACTCGCGGCTGAAGTGGCAGATGAATCAGCCTTGCGCGAGCGTCAGCTTTCAGTTGAGTCAGCCCTCACGCAATTGCGTGAGCAGGAGTCCTTCGCGGAGCAAGAAGCACTCGCAGATGCTCCCCGGCTGGAGGAAGCACAAGAGACCTGGTTTGCGGTGAGCGGATTGCGCGAGCGCTTTCACGGTCTCGTGCAACTTGCAGCCGAGCGCGTGCGCAATCTTCAGCCGGAGCCGGTTGAAGAAAATCCCGGCCGCGATCCAGAACAACTCGATGCCGAGGCGCGTGGTCTTCGTTCTCAGGAGTTTGAGCTTGGGCGTGAAGTGGAGGCTGCCCGCGATGGCCTCGCCGGAGCGGTCACCGCACGCCAGGGCGCCGAAGAGGCCCTGGCGATTGAAGAACGACGGGTTGCCACCTCTGAGCGAGCAGCAGCTGATCGTCGCGAGGGTTTGGTCCGGCTCACTGGGCTGGTCAATGCGGCGCACTCGCGAGTTGAAGCGCGCGCGCATGAACTCGAGCGTTTGAGCGGGGCCATAGGCGAAGCCACGGCACGCAGCGAACAAGCCATGTCTGAGTTCCAGTCGATTGAGGTTCAGGTCGCCGGGCTTGACGAGGGTGAACTTGGTCTCGACGCACGCCATGAGGATGCCGAATCGGCTCTGGTCGCGGCCGACGCCGAGGTCGAGCGACTCCGCGGAGTGGAAGCACGCAGCGAGCGGGAGCGAGCCGCGCTTTCGGCGCGTCTCGAGGCGCTGTCGATGTCCCTGATGCGCAAGGACGCTGGCGGGGTCCTGGTGGCCGAAGGCGATCGACTTCCGGGGATGCTCGGAACTCTCGCGTCTCAACTGCATATCGAATCGGGTGCGCAAGGGGCAGTCGCCGCGATCCTGGGTGATCTTGCCGACGCCGTTGTTGTGCGAGGCGTAGAAGCGGCCGTTACGTCAATAGTTCTGTTGAAAGAGCGAGATGCCGGACGCGCAGCACTCGTCATTGCCTCGCACGAGCCAACGGCGCCTTCACCGCTCCGAGGACCCGCGCCAGTAGGGCAGTGGCTGCGCCAGCAGGTCACCTGTGATGAAGCTTTGACATCGGCCGTTGATCGGCTCCTGGACGGTGTCGTGCTCATTGGTGACGTCGATCAAGCGGCAACGCAATCTCAGTTGCACGCAGAACTCACTTTTGTTACACCAGTGGGTGACATTTTCGCGCGCGATGTGGTGCACGGCGGCTCGCAGAGCACCTTGAGTCTGCTTGAGGTGCAAGCCGCGTACGACGAGACTTCTGCCGCTTTGCAACAAGCCGTGCATGCCTCTGAGCGTGCCCGCTTTGACATGGTGGCAGCACGACAGACTCAAGCACAGGCAGCAACTCAGGTTGAGGCAACCCTTTCGGGCCTCCACGAGTCTGACGCCCGCATGGCGGCCGTCGCTGAACAGCTGGGACAACTTGGTCAGATCGCGCGATCGGCCAGCGCCGAGGCTGATCGACTCAAATCAGCTCTCGCCGCTGGTAAGATTGCCAACGCGACCGACTTGGCTCACCACGACGAACTCGTCGCGCGCCTGGCCGCGGCGCAAAGTGAACCCGACACAGACCTTGGCGCGGATCAACGAGGCGAATTGGCCCAGCAGGCCGTTGTGGCCCGGCAGTTCGAGGTTGAAGCGCGCCTTTCGCTGCGCACTGGTGAAGAGCGTCTGGGCGCCGTAGGTATTCGCGCCGACCAACTCGAACGAGCCGCAGCGGCCGAACGCGAAGCCAGAGTAGCTGCGGTCCAACGTCGCGAGCAACGCGCGCGCGATCTCATCGTTGCTGTTGCCGTGCTCAATGGCGCGCGCGCGGCACTTTCTCGCACCGAGGCTTCCGTAGCTATCGCGAGCAACGAGCGCACTGGTGCCGAGCGAATTCGCAAGAGTCGTGACGAACGCCTCACCATTGTGCGAGGACGCATTCGCGAACTTGCCGTCGAGTTCGATCTGCTCAAGGACAGCGTGCATCGCGATGAAGTCACGCGTGCCGAACAGCGCATGCGCATTGAGCAATTGACTGATCGAGCGATGGAGGAATTCGGCATTGAAGCCGAGGTCCTTCTCGAGGAATATGGCCCCGATCAACTCGTCCCGCCGAGCCCAACGGTTCCCGGTGACGAAATTCCAGCCGATGCGCCGAAGCCGGAGCCCTACCCATACGTTCGCGCCGAGCAGGAGAAGCGGCTGAGGGCAGCCGAGCGAGGATTGGCATTGCTCGGTCGCGTCAATCCTCTGGCACTTGAAGAATTCACAGCTATGGAAGAGCGTCATCAGTTCTTATCCGAGCAGCTCGATGACCTTCGACGCACGCGTGATGATCTGCTCGACATCATCAAAGAAGTCGATGCCCGTGTAGAGCAGGTATTCACCGAGGCCTACGTCGAAATCGAACGCGAGTTTGAAGGAGTGTTCAGTCGACTCTTCCCGGGGGGGGAGGGTCGGCTGATTCTGACCGATCCAAGCAACATGTTGACCACTGGTGTCGACGTCGAAGCACGACCGCCCGGAAAGAAGATCAAGCGGCTTTCCCTGCTGTCTGGTGGCGAGCGATCGCTGACTGCCGTCGCCTTTCTGGTTGCGCTCTTCAAAGCACGCCCAAGTCCGTTCTATGTCCTTGACGAAGTTGAGGCTGCCCTTGACGATATCAATCTTGGTCGCCTCATCGACATCATTGACGAGCTGCGTACAGGTTCACAGTTGATAGTCATCAC
- a CDS encoding phosphate acyltransferase PlsX — translation MTTVAVDLLGGDGAPGVIADAAATLLSVGEHPGLRLVLVGPIDVARSQLLARGVDLDRVTLLPAPLGVTMDAHPLEVVRTDAQRDDAETTVVVAARAVRDGLADAWVSVGHTGASVAAAVLTLGRIPGMQRPALAVVVPALARPVVLLDVGATTSASVSALVQFAIAGAAFARAVGVETPTIGLLTIGSESGKGDELRIEADSQLQSELGAAGLKYVGPVEGFDITRGSIAQVIVTDGFTGNVVLKSIEGAAAWSAHRIGQAYGDPGPARGVVRQAASGSFAGGLVLGVEGVTVVGHGAGTAAQVIGCVELAQRAVEQDLVGNVRTALAEQP, via the coding sequence ATGACCACGGTTGCCGTCGACCTGCTCGGGGGAGACGGGGCACCCGGAGTTATCGCCGATGCGGCGGCCACCTTGCTGTCGGTGGGCGAGCATCCCGGACTCCGGCTTGTTCTCGTTGGTCCCATCGACGTCGCTCGCAGTCAATTGCTGGCGCGGGGCGTCGATCTTGATCGTGTCACCCTGCTGCCAGCTCCCTTAGGCGTGACCATGGACGCGCACCCCCTTGAAGTGGTGCGCACAGATGCGCAGCGAGATGATGCTGAGACCACTGTTGTTGTTGCTGCCCGAGCCGTCCGTGATGGTCTGGCCGATGCCTGGGTATCGGTTGGCCATACAGGCGCATCGGTGGCTGCAGCAGTGCTCACTCTTGGGCGTATTCCCGGAATGCAGCGTCCGGCCCTCGCCGTCGTCGTGCCAGCGCTTGCGCGGCCTGTGGTCCTGCTCGACGTTGGTGCTACCACGAGTGCTTCGGTAAGTGCGCTGGTCCAATTTGCAATCGCGGGTGCTGCGTTCGCGCGGGCCGTTGGCGTGGAAACTCCCACTATCGGACTTCTGACCATTGGCTCAGAGTCAGGCAAAGGCGACGAGCTGCGCATTGAGGCCGATTCCCAATTGCAGAGCGAACTTGGCGCAGCCGGGCTCAAATACGTTGGTCCAGTTGAGGGTTTTGACATCACCCGCGGGTCCATCGCCCAGGTCATCGTCACCGATGGCTTCACCGGAAATGTTGTGTTGAAAAGCATCGAGGGCGCTGCGGCCTGGTCGGCACATCGCATCGGACAGGCCTATGGCGATCCCGGTCCAGCTCGCGGAGTTGTGCGGCAGGCTGCCTCTGGATCTTTCGCCGGCGGTTTGGTACTTGGCGTTGAGGGAGTCACAGTGGTGGGTCACGGTGCGGGCACCGCTGCGCAGGTCATCGGATGTGTCGAGTTGGCCCAGCGTGCTGTTGAGCAGGATCTCGTGGGCAATGTGCGCACAGCATTGGCGGAGCAGCCGTGA
- the coaD gene encoding pantetheine-phosphate adenylyltransferase, producing MRKAVCPGSFDPVTNGHLDVFARAAHLADEVVILVAINKNKAGTFSVEERMDMLREVVAPYPNVKVDSFMGLLVDYCKANQVQAIVKGLRAVTDFDYELQMAQMNYRLTGIETLFVSTNPIYSYLSSSLIKEVANFGGDIDGLLPDPVQARLLARVAEAKQ from the coding sequence GTGCGAAAAGCAGTTTGCCCAGGATCCTTTGATCCGGTAACCAATGGGCACCTTGATGTCTTTGCTCGAGCAGCGCATCTGGCCGACGAGGTTGTGATTTTGGTGGCCATCAACAAGAACAAGGCCGGCACTTTCAGCGTCGAGGAGCGCATGGACATGCTCCGCGAGGTCGTTGCTCCCTATCCCAACGTCAAGGTGGATTCCTTCATGGGGCTGCTCGTTGACTACTGCAAGGCAAATCAAGTCCAGGCGATCGTCAAAGGACTTCGTGCCGTCACCGATTTCGACTACGAGCTGCAGATGGCTCAGATGAACTATCGGCTGACCGGCATCGAGACTCTCTTTGTCTCCACCAATCCGATTTACAGCTATCTATCCTCAAGTTTGATCAAAGAGGTGGCCAATTTCGGCGGCGATATCGATGGCTTGCTTCCCGACCCTGTGCAGGCGCGCCTGCTGGCACGCGTCGCCGAGGCCAAGCAATAA
- the rpmF gene encoding 50S ribosomal protein L32 yields MPVPKRKTSRSNTRHRRSQWKTTVPNLVTCTRCQSKRLAHTACPTCGTYAKRRVLDV; encoded by the coding sequence GTGCCAGTACCAAAGCGGAAAACGTCGCGCTCCAACACTCGTCACCGACGTTCGCAGTGGAAGACCACTGTCCCAAACCTGGTGACGTGCACGCGCTGCCAGTCCAAGCGTCTTGCGCACACAGCCTGCCCGACCTGCGGCACGTACGCCAAGCGTCGCGTTCTGGACGTCTAG
- the rsmD gene encoding 16S rRNA (guanine(966)-N(2))-methyltransferase RsmD translates to MTRIIAGSERGRRLAVAAHGTRPTSDRVRESLFSTLTSILLHEGRSWSQVTVLDLYAGSGAIGLEAASRGCTDVVLVERTHASAEVIRTNIDAVGLAGVVLVQTTVEALALRPAIRAHSLVFADPPYDVAADRLRKNLDALQMSGWIAADACVVVERGSHDHESPFPPAWDEFDQRRYGDTVLWYGRPTAMTGE, encoded by the coding sequence ATGACTCGGATCATTGCTGGCAGCGAGCGCGGACGACGTCTTGCCGTTGCGGCTCATGGAACCCGTCCGACTTCGGATCGGGTGCGGGAATCACTCTTCTCCACTCTCACCAGCATTTTGCTGCATGAAGGAAGGTCGTGGTCACAGGTGACCGTGCTCGACCTATATGCAGGAAGCGGCGCGATTGGGCTGGAGGCTGCCAGTCGCGGCTGCACTGATGTCGTGCTCGTCGAGAGGACTCATGCATCGGCGGAGGTGATCCGAACAAATATCGATGCGGTTGGGCTCGCAGGAGTCGTTCTGGTGCAGACCACTGTTGAAGCATTGGCCCTACGCCCGGCCATTCGGGCACATTCACTGGTATTTGCGGATCCGCCGTACGACGTCGCTGCCGATCGCTTGAGAAAGAACCTTGATGCTTTGCAGATGTCTGGCTGGATCGCGGCAGATGCTTGTGTGGTGGTCGAGCGTGGATCACATGATCATGAGTCTCCATTTCCGCCGGCGTGGGACGAGTTTGACCAACGCAGATACGGGGACACCGTGCTTTGGTACGGTCGCCCGACAGCCATGACAGGAGAATGA
- the mutM gene encoding bifunctional DNA-formamidopyrimidine glycosylase/DNA-(apurinic or apyrimidinic site) lyase encodes MPELPEVEVVRRGVGQWAVGRSINEVEILHSRAVRRQEASLSSMLKGRIFACASRRGKYLWLPLEASDQCLVVHLGMSGQLLMQSVEKVDEPHLRVRFAFADEGPQLRFVDQRTFGSVMTDVLVPDDRDGQIPRSIDHIARDPLDPDFDDDLFLARLRLRDSEIKRLLLDQNLISGIGNIYADESLWRSRIRATRSGSSISTSKCRQLLDDVRAVMTDALAQGGTSFDSLYVNVNGESGYFSRSLNAYGREGEPCARCGTEMHRARFMNRSSFYCPRCQRA; translated from the coding sequence ATGCCTGAACTGCCAGAAGTCGAAGTCGTTCGTCGTGGGGTGGGGCAGTGGGCAGTAGGACGAAGCATCAATGAGGTGGAAATCCTGCATTCGAGAGCGGTTCGTCGGCAGGAGGCCTCTCTTTCATCGATGCTGAAGGGTCGCATCTTTGCCTGCGCCAGCCGGCGAGGAAAATATCTGTGGCTGCCACTCGAGGCTTCCGATCAATGTCTGGTCGTGCATCTGGGCATGAGCGGTCAACTGCTCATGCAATCCGTCGAGAAAGTTGATGAGCCCCATTTGCGCGTTCGCTTCGCATTTGCCGATGAAGGGCCCCAGCTGAGATTCGTGGATCAACGCACCTTTGGTTCGGTCATGACAGACGTCTTGGTACCTGATGATCGCGATGGCCAGATCCCTCGTTCAATTGATCACATTGCACGCGATCCGCTCGATCCAGACTTTGACGATGACCTGTTCCTCGCCCGTCTGCGATTGCGGGATTCTGAAATCAAGCGACTGTTGCTGGATCAGAATCTCATCTCTGGCATCGGCAACATCTATGCCGACGAGTCACTCTGGCGGTCAAGAATTCGAGCGACTCGATCCGGTTCCAGTATCAGCACTTCGAAGTGCAGGCAGTTGCTAGACGATGTCCGAGCGGTGATGACCGATGCGCTTGCGCAAGGAGGAACCAGCTTCGATTCGCTGTACGTCAACGTCAACGGGGAGTCGGGCTACTTCAGTCGATCACTCAATGCTTACGGCCGTGAAGGCGAGCCATGCGCACGATGCGGCACCGAGATGCATCGCGCGCGCTTCATGAATCGATCCAGTTTCTACTGCCCGCGCTGTCAGCGCGCCTGA
- a CDS encoding phosphopantetheine-binding protein, translated as MIDEVAAAMTRVLGHPVNLREDTPLENLGHWPLIAVLVARALHEATGIVLTDEQLEQAETAGDLALALELAQQ; from the coding sequence GTGATCGACGAGGTAGCTGCTGCCATGACGCGGGTACTGGGCCATCCGGTGAATCTTCGCGAGGACACCCCGCTTGAGAATCTCGGGCATTGGCCGCTGATCGCCGTGCTGGTTGCACGGGCCTTGCATGAGGCGACCGGCATCGTTCTGACCGATGAACAACTGGAGCAAGCCGAAACTGCTGGGGACCTTGCGCTGGCACTGGAATTAGCTCAGCAATGA